From one Flavobacterium sp. N502536 genomic stretch:
- the pdxA gene encoding 4-hydroxythreonine-4-phosphate dehydrogenase PdxA → MNKKAENIIVGISIGDLNGIGSEVILKTFEDSRMLEMCTPVIFANAKILSFVKKSFTSSVQFHGVDKLEQILPGKVNVFNLWKEGVDINLGKNDEKIGQYAIKSFVAATKALKEGLIDVLVTAPINKYNIQSEDFKFPGHTDYLDQELDGNALMMMVQDNLRVGLLTDHVPLSEVSSHLTEELITRKIETIRKSLIQDFSIVKPKIAVLGLNPHSGDGGVIGKEEDLILKPTLKKIFEKGTMVFGPFSADGFFGSGQYEKYDAIVATYHDQGLIPFKTLSFGKGVNYTAGLNKVRTSPDHGTAYDIAGKDMADFNSFKEAVYLGIDIFRSRNQYEEITEKPLKIKEKQL, encoded by the coding sequence AGATTCCCGTATGTTGGAGATGTGTACGCCAGTTATTTTTGCAAACGCTAAAATACTTTCTTTTGTTAAAAAGAGCTTTACATCTTCAGTTCAGTTTCATGGTGTGGATAAGTTAGAGCAGATTTTGCCTGGAAAAGTCAATGTTTTTAACCTTTGGAAAGAAGGAGTGGATATCAATCTGGGTAAAAATGATGAAAAAATTGGCCAATATGCGATTAAATCATTTGTTGCGGCTACCAAAGCGTTAAAAGAAGGTTTGATAGATGTTCTGGTAACAGCACCAATCAATAAATACAACATTCAGTCGGAAGATTTTAAATTTCCGGGACATACCGATTATTTAGATCAGGAGTTAGATGGAAATGCCTTAATGATGATGGTTCAGGACAATTTGAGGGTAGGTTTGCTAACGGATCACGTACCGTTGAGTGAGGTTTCTTCGCATTTGACCGAAGAGCTGATCACCAGAAAGATTGAAACGATCCGAAAATCTCTGATTCAGGATTTTAGTATAGTGAAGCCAAAAATAGCTGTTTTAGGATTGAATCCGCACAGTGGTGATGGAGGAGTGATTGGTAAAGAAGAGGATTTGATTTTAAAACCAACCCTGAAGAAAATTTTTGAAAAAGGAACGATGGTTTTTGGTCCGTTTTCGGCAGATGGTTTTTTTGGAAGCGGTCAGTATGAAAAGTACGATGCGATTGTAGCGACTTATCACGATCAGGGATTGATTCCGTTTAAAACATTATCATTTGGAAAAGGAGTGAATTATACAGCGGGTTTAAATAAGGTGAGAACCTCGCCAGACCACGGTACGGCTTATGATATTGCCGGAAAAGACATGGCTGATTTTAACTCGTTTAAAGAAGCAGTTTATCTCGGAATAGATATTTTTCGCTCGCGTAATCAGTATGAGGAGATTACTGAAAAACCACTCAAAATAAAAGAAAAACAGTTATAA